A region from the Arachis ipaensis cultivar K30076 chromosome B01, Araip1.1, whole genome shotgun sequence genome encodes:
- the LOC110266731 gene encoding protein MAIN-LIKE 2-like yields MPLHDRIIPYLERAGLYHLVRLNARWFWLDESLVSAFIERWRPETHTFHMPFGECTITLQDVAYQLGLPVDGLLVSGCLTDFEKLMEEGKPAWEWVLSNDATEDTVCKYARAYIMMLLSRWATYLPTSDRKERVIQCRLLLDRLGDRDFVWEPYASLDVMAVVHPEIPIEEHSRLWRACTCLIYFAVIEWHQVDRVLPQLGGVQHESDPASNIDWLHAKDGRDGDRWPSAEFLRWWYRVAHRFLSPDSLIAYPRPEKISQDVVQRGSSQAPSRFLMPDVPDNRRVERRRRLGTRAIDWKWRWLDEMIQDDIASGDGVGHVDHRVRRGRPQRRGGASGVASGGPGDRPTEQAGTGSQEVPFTHVLSS; encoded by the exons ATGCCTCTGCATGACAGGATCATACCCTATCTGGAGAGGGCTGGCTTGTACCACCTGGTGAGGCTCAACGCGAGGTGGTTCTGGTTGGACGAGTCCTTAGTCAGCGCTTTCATTGAGAGGTGGCGTCCTGAGACGCATACCTTTCATATGCCTTTTGGAGAGTGCACTATCACGCTGCAGGATGTAGCATACCAGCTGGGGCTGCCCGTGGATGGTTTACTTGTATCCGGGTGCCTTACAGATTTTGAGAAGCTTATGGAAGAAGGCAAACCGGCGTGGGAGTG GGTGCTGTCGAATGATGCTACAGAAGACACCGTATGCAAATATGCACGAGCTTATATTATGATGCTGCTTTCTAG GTGGGCCACCTACTTACCGACATCCGACCGCAAGGAGAGAGTTATCCAGTGTCGCCTTTTGTTGGACCGCTTAGGTGATCGAGAT TTTGTTTGGGAGCCTTATGCTTCGCTCGACGTGATGGCCGTTGTTCATCCAGAGATTCCCATAGAGGAGCACAGTCGGTTATGGCGCGCATGTACTTGCTTGATATACTTCGCCGTCATTGAGTGGCACCAGGTGGATAGGGTGCTGCCACAGCTGGGTGGCGTTCAGCACGAGTCTGATCCGGCCTCGAATATAGATTGGCTCCATGCCAAGGATGGGAGGGATGGAGACAGATG GCCGTCGGCAGAGTTTCTGAGATGGTGGTACAGAGTGGCCCATAGGTTTCTGTCGCCGGATTCCTTAATTGCCTATCCTAGGCCGGAGAAGATCAGTCAGGATGTTGTTCAGAGAGGTTCGTCACAGGCGCCTTCTAGGTTTCTGATGCCGGATGTGCCTGATAACAGGCGCGTGGAGAGGCGACGACGCCTTGGTACCCGGGCTATAGACTGGAAATGGCGATGGCTGGATGAGATGATTCAGGATGACATAGCTAGTGGTGACGGAGTAGGACATGTCGATCACCGTGTCCGGCGTGGCCGTCCTCAGCGTCGGGGTGGTGCATCAGGGGTTGCATCTGGTGGTCCTGGTGATAGACCCACC